From a single Stackebrandtia endophytica genomic region:
- a CDS encoding enoyl-CoA hydratase-related protein — translation MIDDTALTVTEAPDHLVVRFDRPDNDNAIDSVFLTELDRALDRTLAVPEHRMVVLTGTTETFCTGMDFASGSVGADPREAAMDGGRRYADLLYRLATMPRMVVSLVEGTVMGGGMGLVAASDLVCATPSSRYSLPEALWGLLPCTVLPYLMRKVGFQAAHAMTLTTLPITGERAHHIGLVDELDTEVAGCLRRLRIRARRIAPATVAAAKEYSNRLSPIGPEVRQAAVDRFVDLMVDGSVRDRFEAFARDRVPPWESR, via the coding sequence ATGATCGACGACACCGCCCTGACGGTCACCGAAGCCCCCGACCACCTCGTGGTCCGATTCGACCGGCCGGACAACGACAACGCCATCGATTCGGTGTTCCTGACCGAGCTCGACCGCGCCCTCGATCGCACCCTGGCGGTGCCCGAACACCGCATGGTGGTGCTGACCGGTACGACCGAGACGTTCTGCACCGGAATGGACTTCGCCTCCGGCTCCGTCGGGGCCGATCCGCGCGAGGCGGCGATGGACGGCGGCCGACGCTACGCCGACCTGTTGTATCGGTTGGCGACCATGCCGCGCATGGTGGTTTCGCTGGTCGAGGGCACCGTGATGGGCGGCGGGATGGGGCTGGTCGCCGCCAGCGACCTGGTCTGCGCCACTCCGAGCAGCCGCTACAGTCTTCCCGAGGCGCTGTGGGGACTGCTGCCGTGCACCGTGTTGCCCTACCTGATGCGCAAGGTGGGGTTTCAGGCCGCCCATGCGATGACCTTGACCACCCTGCCGATCACCGGTGAGCGTGCGCACCACATCGGACTCGTGGACGAACTGGACACCGAGGTCGCCGGGTGCCTGCGCAGACTGCGGATACGAGCCCGCCGTATCGCGCCGGCCACGGTCGCCGCGGCCAAGGAGTACAGCAATCGGTTGTCGCCCATCGGTCCCGAGGTCCGGCAGGCGGCGGTTGATCGATTCGTCGACCTGATGGTCGACGGCTCGGTCCGCGACCGGTTCGAGGCATTCGCCCGGGACCGCGTTCCACCGTGGGAGTCGCGATGA
- a CDS encoding hydroxymethylglutaryl-CoA synthase family protein, translating to MTVGIEAINAYIGRTSVDVADLFRVRGLDTERLSNLMMDRKSVNLPCEDPVSNAVNAAKPLIDAMTDRSRERIELVVVGTESGLDFGKPISTYIHHHLGLGRRCRSFEVKHACYGGTAALQTAAAVIAARPGTKALVIATDAASVAARGTYWEPSQGAGAVAMIVGDEPVVLRLDSGANGYYSHEVMDTLRPRPDLEDGDSDLSLISYLEALEHSFRMYTERVAGVDLLTSFQHLVLHTPFAGMVKGAHRQLLRRHSTLDAASIPVDFDTRVADTLTYCRQVGNIYSAALYLALCSLLDQLSDKGRQRRIGLFSYGSGCASEFYSGVVDGNGAPGLATAIAQRHRLSLDEYELISDMSVDRMCGVRDRRFETSSYQDIYDSHFDGHGLLVLDSIDRFHRRYRWS from the coding sequence ATGACCGTGGGGATCGAGGCGATCAATGCCTACATCGGACGGACCAGTGTGGATGTCGCGGACCTGTTTCGGGTCAGAGGACTGGACACCGAGCGGTTGAGCAACCTCATGATGGATCGCAAGTCGGTGAACCTGCCCTGCGAGGACCCGGTCAGCAACGCGGTCAACGCCGCCAAACCTCTGATCGACGCGATGACCGACCGGTCGCGGGAGCGAATCGAGTTGGTCGTGGTCGGTACCGAATCCGGATTGGACTTCGGCAAGCCCATCAGCACCTACATCCATCACCATCTCGGGCTCGGTCGCCGGTGTCGCTCCTTCGAGGTGAAGCACGCCTGTTACGGCGGAACCGCCGCACTGCAGACCGCCGCCGCCGTGATCGCGGCCCGCCCGGGGACAAAGGCTCTGGTCATCGCCACCGACGCCGCCAGCGTGGCGGCTCGGGGCACCTACTGGGAGCCTTCGCAGGGAGCCGGAGCGGTGGCGATGATCGTCGGTGACGAACCCGTGGTGCTGCGACTCGATTCGGGTGCCAACGGCTACTACAGCCACGAGGTCATGGACACTCTGCGGCCCCGCCCCGACCTGGAGGACGGCGACTCCGATCTGTCGCTGATCTCCTATCTGGAGGCATTGGAACACAGTTTTCGCATGTACACCGAGCGGGTCGCCGGTGTGGATCTGTTGACCTCGTTCCAGCATCTGGTTCTGCACACGCCGTTCGCGGGCATGGTCAAGGGGGCCCATCGGCAACTGCTGCGACGTCACTCGACATTGGATGCCGCCTCGATACCGGTCGACTTCGACACTCGGGTCGCCGACACCCTGACCTACTGCCGCCAGGTCGGCAACATCTACTCCGCCGCGCTGTACCTGGCGCTGTGCAGCCTGCTGGATCAGCTGTCCGACAAGGGGAGGCAACGCCGTATCGGTCTGTTCTCCTATGGATCGGGATGTGCTTCGGAGTTCTACAGTGGCGTGGTCGACGGGAACGGAGCACCGGGTCTGGCCACCGCGATAGCCCAACGGCATCGCCTGAGCCTCGACGAGTACGAACTGATCAGCGACATGAGTGTCGACCGCATGTGTGGGGTCCGCGATCGTCGATTCGAGACCTCGTCCTATCAGGACATCTATGACAGTCATTTCGATGGTCACGGATTGCTGGTGCTGGACAGCATCGACCGATTCCATCGACGCTATCGGTGGAGCTGA
- a CDS encoding DUF1697 domain-containing protein has product MTVSRYVALLQGINVGRNRRIPMADLRNTLSDLGYGDVATHLQSGNAVFTASDSAADIADNLSKRIAEEYGFDVPCVIRDSGRIDAIIERNLLADKATDPSRYLVVFLSDNPDREAFAAIDPAKYHPDEFALGDQEIYQWCPEGVRNSKLTHTFWGKRLGAQATARNWNTVVKLAQMLRG; this is encoded by the coding sequence GTGACCGTGTCGCGATACGTGGCGCTGTTGCAGGGAATCAACGTGGGGCGCAACCGTCGCATACCGATGGCGGACCTGCGCAACACGTTGAGCGACCTCGGATACGGCGACGTGGCCACTCACCTGCAGAGCGGAAACGCGGTGTTCACCGCCTCCGATTCGGCCGCCGACATCGCCGACAACCTGTCGAAGCGCATCGCCGAGGAGTATGGCTTCGATGTTCCGTGCGTCATCCGTGACAGCGGCCGGATCGACGCGATCATCGAACGGAACCTGTTGGCGGATAAGGCAACCGACCCGTCGCGTTATCTGGTGGTGTTCCTGTCGGACAACCCCGACCGTGAGGCGTTCGCCGCGATCGACCCCGCGAAGTATCACCCGGACGAGTTCGCGCTCGGCGATCAGGAGATCTACCAGTGGTGCCCCGAGGGCGTGCGCAACAGCAAGTTGACGCACACGTTCTGGGGCAAGCGGTTGGGAGCACAGGCCACGGCCCGCAACTGGAACACGGTCGTGAAACTGGCGCAGATGCTGCGGGGATAA
- a CDS encoding DUF3224 domain-containing protein codes for MTERATGTLETKWDEQPAYNSNDGVELAKVVVTKTFAGDIEAESAVEMVKAVTPVPGSAGYVGIERIVGKVGGKSGSFICQHNGIMTKGEARLTIEVVPDSGTGELAGISGQMSINVVDGQHYYEFDYFLDGAA; via the coding sequence ATGACCGAACGCGCCACCGGAACGCTGGAGACCAAATGGGACGAACAGCCCGCGTACAACAGCAATGACGGTGTGGAGCTGGCCAAGGTCGTCGTCACCAAGACCTTCGCCGGTGACATCGAGGCCGAGAGCGCGGTGGAGATGGTCAAGGCCGTCACCCCGGTACCCGGGTCGGCCGGTTACGTCGGGATAGAACGCATCGTCGGAAAAGTGGGCGGAAAGTCCGGATCGTTCATCTGCCAGCACAACGGCATCATGACCAAGGGCGAGGCCCGGCTGACCATCGAAGTCGTTCCCGATTCCGGAACCGGTGAACTGGCCGGGATCTCCGGACAGATGTCGATCAACGTGGTCGACGGACAGCATTACTACGAATTCGACTACTTCCTCGACGGGGCGGCGTGA
- a CDS encoding NAD(P)/FAD-dependent oxidoreductase, whose product MTGDGDFDVIVVGARCAGATTAMLLGRAGLRVLLLERSTFPADTLSTLYIQQPGVALLAQWGLLDRVKDSGCPRLDRVTYRLGEVVVSGCAGPIDGIREAYAPRRLILDRILVEAATDSGVEFRDGCTVTAVDTVDGRVVGVRYREGRREYHATARLIVGADGMRSTVAELVGAKTVIENDRLTCAYYSYWEGVDAHFELYEGDSGWVSTVPTNDAVLVSAYFPQDRFDEVRRDAQPAYLANIEANAPRVARRLVDATRVERLYGTGDQRNFFRQATGPGWVLIGDAGHHKDSLTARGIGDAFQQARMLAERVAEVVDDRVALDDGLARYAAEREPTFMESYQSTLLVAQSSARRKRKMMLAAVGSSLELTQRYFDTVAGILPVSQLYTPELQQRLADAMRSSTPVER is encoded by the coding sequence ATGACCGGCGACGGTGACTTCGACGTCATCGTGGTGGGCGCCCGGTGTGCCGGTGCCACCACGGCGATGCTGCTGGGCCGCGCCGGGTTGCGAGTGCTTCTGTTGGAGCGCAGCACCTTTCCCGCCGACACGCTCTCGACGCTGTACATCCAGCAACCGGGAGTGGCGCTGTTGGCGCAATGGGGTCTGCTCGATCGGGTCAAGGACTCGGGATGTCCGCGACTGGACCGGGTCACCTACCGGCTCGGCGAGGTGGTGGTCTCCGGCTGCGCCGGCCCCATCGACGGCATCCGGGAGGCGTACGCACCGCGTCGCCTCATTCTGGACCGCATCCTCGTCGAGGCCGCCACCGACTCCGGTGTCGAGTTCCGGGACGGCTGCACGGTGACCGCTGTGGACACCGTGGACGGTCGGGTCGTGGGGGTGCGATATCGGGAGGGCCGCCGTGAATACCACGCGACGGCGCGGTTGATCGTCGGTGCCGACGGTATGCGTTCCACCGTCGCCGAACTGGTGGGCGCCAAAACGGTCATCGAGAACGACCGGCTGACCTGCGCCTATTACAGCTACTGGGAGGGCGTGGACGCGCACTTCGAACTGTACGAGGGTGACAGCGGCTGGGTGTCGACCGTCCCGACCAATGACGCGGTCCTGGTCTCGGCGTACTTCCCGCAGGACCGTTTCGACGAGGTGCGTCGCGACGCTCAGCCGGCGTACCTGGCCAACATCGAGGCCAACGCACCCCGGGTGGCCCGCCGATTGGTCGACGCCACCCGCGTGGAGCGCCTGTACGGGACCGGCGACCAGCGGAACTTCTTCCGTCAGGCGACCGGGCCCGGATGGGTGCTGATCGGCGATGCCGGACACCACAAGGACTCTCTGACGGCGCGTGGCATCGGCGACGCCTTCCAACAGGCGCGGATGCTTGCTGAGCGGGTAGCGGAGGTCGTCGACGACCGCGTCGCCCTCGACGACGGGTTGGCGCGGTACGCCGCCGAGCGGGAACCGACGTTCATGGAGTCCTATCAGAGCACCCTGCTGGTGGCGCAGTCGTCGGCGCGCCGGAAACGGAAGATGATGCTGGCGGCGGTCGGTTCCAGCCTGGAATTGACGCAGCGGTACTTCGACACCGTGGCGGGCATCCTTCCGGTTTCTCAGTTGTACACACCGGAACTTCAGCAACGCCTCGCTGACGCGATGCGGTCAAGTACACCGGTAGAGCGATGA
- a CDS encoding DUF6039 family protein: MTGQSVGSRQKMIAQHQTSLSPEDILHSGNCGVVVERVGQLKPEFRSEGRMFARELAEYLNHRYAGIITVFLYEETFGTVDRIHWLMHLKSLESYETLVEMGVSDEGWRDIIMRNRIADERGGGTWERMFEVGSLTETVLIPQSFGMYGTAERTPDTVVGVDGETVERFMVPTAALQTTQDASVLLHSANCGIIMHRTGVLNYEFRAEGRQFARALAENWNVGLAGHATIFLYEEAFGLSDRIHWFIHLEKLSTYYNLMGFRARVDDAARELFTKQWIPQEKGGGGWERMFVTGSLQDMSLTPQHAGMNVTKAERT, translated from the coding sequence ATGACTGGTCAAAGCGTTGGCAGCCGACAAAAGATGATTGCGCAGCACCAAACCTCGTTGTCCCCCGAGGACATACTCCACTCGGGAAACTGCGGTGTCGTCGTCGAACGGGTGGGTCAGCTGAAGCCGGAGTTTCGCTCCGAAGGGCGGATGTTCGCCCGGGAACTGGCCGAATATCTCAATCACCGGTACGCCGGCATCATCACGGTCTTCCTGTACGAGGAGACCTTCGGGACCGTCGATCGGATTCACTGGCTGATGCACCTGAAGTCCCTGGAGTCATACGAGACCCTTGTGGAGATGGGGGTATCGGACGAGGGTTGGCGCGACATCATCATGCGAAACCGGATCGCCGACGAGCGCGGCGGCGGCACCTGGGAGCGGATGTTCGAGGTGGGAAGCCTCACCGAGACCGTCCTGATTCCGCAGAGTTTCGGCATGTACGGCACCGCCGAACGGACACCGGACACAGTGGTTGGTGTCGACGGTGAGACCGTGGAACGCTTCATGGTGCCCACCGCGGCACTTCAGACCACTCAGGATGCGTCGGTGTTGCTGCACTCGGCCAACTGCGGGATCATCATGCACCGCACCGGAGTGCTGAACTACGAGTTCCGCGCCGAGGGGCGGCAGTTCGCTCGCGCGCTGGCCGAGAACTGGAACGTCGGTCTCGCCGGTCACGCCACGATCTTCCTGTACGAGGAGGCGTTCGGGCTCTCCGACCGGATCCACTGGTTCATCCACCTGGAGAAGCTGAGCACGTACTACAACCTCATGGGATTTCGGGCCCGTGTCGACGACGCGGCCCGGGAGCTGTTCACCAAACAGTGGATACCGCAGGAGAAGGGTGGCGGCGGCTGGGAGCGCATGTTCGTCACCGGGAGTCTTCAGGACATGTCGCTGACCCCTCAGCACGCCGGGATGAACGTCACGAAGGCCGAGCGGACATGA
- a CDS encoding class I adenylate-forming enzyme family protein, translating to MSSVEGDKDGFVSVPGLLRARASRYPQQSPLLVAGSVPLTYGGWDLHSDMVAGALARRGVSSGDNVGLVFGGMDWINYAIGYLGVLKTGATAVHLAADLDHAELRRRVEQTGVVGIVGGVRQPLWGRYDHRWWISVAELISIGGWPTEPRIRGEDIAEVLYTSGTTGPAKAMVNPHGNLAFGHSRAASQTFDDTQPMLAPMPLGTPSSASIAGMFAVTTKTTIIVCDPRDIQGIGELVERHRVGSLMLTPWLAMQLIAAQEVSPRDLSSVTMIGIASAPLPASVGNGLLRVMPQAKINTAYAQSEAVPAVVLNQYDPKRPRAVGKPGPGTELRVVNDAEQEVEPGTLGEIWLRASAPRRRYLGRPARDGDEWTKTKDLGYIEDDVLYLFDRASDTILTNEQLVSSIDVEEALYEHPAVTQAAAFAIVDRVGNQRVAAAVVTRPDRHTADLSDFVAARLNRHERPQFIQRLPTLPRGITGKVLKHRLRRQFIG from the coding sequence GTGAGTAGCGTCGAGGGAGACAAAGACGGCTTCGTGTCGGTACCGGGCCTCCTGCGGGCACGCGCCAGTCGATATCCACAACAGAGTCCGCTGCTGGTCGCCGGGTCGGTTCCGTTGACCTACGGCGGATGGGACCTGCACTCCGACATGGTCGCCGGAGCCCTCGCACGACGCGGGGTATCCAGTGGAGACAACGTCGGGCTCGTCTTCGGCGGCATGGACTGGATCAACTACGCCATCGGGTATCTGGGGGTTCTCAAAACCGGGGCCACGGCGGTCCATCTCGCCGCCGACCTCGACCACGCCGAGTTGCGGCGGCGAGTGGAGCAGACCGGTGTCGTCGGCATCGTCGGTGGTGTCCGACAACCCCTGTGGGGTCGCTACGACCATCGATGGTGGATATCGGTGGCGGAGCTGATCTCGATCGGCGGCTGGCCCACCGAACCGCGCATTCGCGGGGAGGACATCGCGGAGGTCCTGTACACCTCGGGCACCACCGGCCCCGCCAAGGCCATGGTCAATCCACATGGGAACCTCGCATTCGGACACTCCCGCGCGGCGTCGCAGACCTTTGACGACACTCAGCCGATGCTCGCGCCCATGCCACTGGGCACCCCCTCCAGCGCCTCGATAGCGGGAATGTTCGCGGTCACGACGAAGACGACCATCATCGTGTGCGATCCCCGTGACATCCAGGGGATCGGCGAACTGGTGGAGCGGCATCGAGTCGGGTCGTTGATGTTGACGCCGTGGCTGGCCATGCAGTTGATCGCCGCGCAAGAGGTGTCGCCGCGCGACCTCAGCAGCGTCACGATGATCGGTATCGCCTCGGCACCGCTGCCGGCTTCGGTCGGCAATGGACTTCTGCGTGTGATGCCACAGGCGAAGATCAACACCGCGTATGCGCAGAGTGAGGCGGTACCGGCGGTCGTGTTGAACCAGTACGATCCGAAACGCCCCAGGGCGGTCGGCAAACCCGGACCGGGCACCGAACTGCGTGTCGTCAACGACGCCGAACAGGAGGTGGAGCCCGGCACACTGGGCGAGATCTGGCTGCGGGCCTCCGCGCCGCGCCGACGCTACCTGGGACGGCCCGCTCGGGACGGTGACGAGTGGACCAAGACCAAGGACCTCGGCTACATCGAGGACGACGTCCTGTACCTGTTCGATCGTGCCAGCGACACCATTCTCACCAATGAGCAACTGGTGTCCTCAATCGACGTCGAGGAGGCCCTGTACGAACACCCCGCCGTTACGCAGGCGGCCGCGTTCGCGATCGTCGATCGCGTCGGCAACCAGCGGGTGGCCGCCGCCGTGGTGACTCGTCCCGACCGCCATACCGCCGACCTGAGCGACTTCGTCGCCGCGCGACTGAACCGGCACGAGCGACCCCAGTTCATCCAACGGTTGCCGACCCTGCCGCGCGGTATCACCGGGAAGGTCCTGAAACACCGGTTGCGTCGGCAGTTCATCGGTTGA
- a CDS encoding Crp/Fnr family transcriptional regulator — protein sequence MLKTHHHQRLGEHLLKLIRTNSLRATTLELCKRDIIYAGIDDDRCLYLVERGRIKIVATAPDGKESLLHILTSGDVMGEASLLGRQRCDSAVAMSDVVVKRMPFHEVMRALDDQRLRQQFVEYLVERVFEQQCFINDLITTNSERRLASVLLHLARRLGHRSGEIIRLRERITQEELAAMVGTTRSRVGYFLKRFHEAHLLQRENDCFLSIDEHRMTAFVEGFN from the coding sequence ATGCTCAAGACTCACCATCACCAAAGACTTGGCGAACACCTCCTCAAACTCATTCGAACAAATTCCCTGCGCGCCACGACGCTCGAATTGTGCAAAAGGGACATCATCTACGCCGGCATAGACGATGACCGCTGTCTTTACTTGGTTGAGCGCGGACGCATCAAGATTGTCGCCACCGCTCCCGACGGGAAGGAATCACTTCTTCACATCCTCACCTCAGGCGACGTCATGGGGGAGGCGTCACTGCTGGGCCGTCAGCGATGCGACTCCGCCGTCGCGATGTCCGACGTCGTCGTCAAGCGGATGCCGTTCCACGAGGTGATGCGCGCGCTGGACGATCAACGGCTCAGGCAACAATTTGTCGAATATCTTGTTGAGCGGGTCTTCGAACAACAATGTTTTATCAATGATCTCATCACGACCAATAGTGAGCGCCGCCTGGCATCCGTTCTGCTTCACCTGGCACGCCGGCTGGGACACCGTTCCGGGGAAATAATTCGGTTGCGTGAACGAATCACACAAGAAGAGCTCGCCGCGATGGTGGGAACCACGCGTTCACGGGTGGGGTACTTTCTCAAGCGCTTTCACGAAGCGCATTTGCTGCAACGGGAAAACGATTGCTTCCTGTCCATCGACGAACACCGCATGACCGCTTTTGTCGAGGGTTTCAACTAA
- a CDS encoding ABC transporter substrate-binding protein — protein sequence MPQTHPASASTLAASPGRSQRVRTLAVFGLATALLTTACGSADATDAETDIVRIAAADASGTNGLDPLAASAGASQMVVRHLYDSLMVLEEGEYRLELAESVEPNEDADEWTVTIRSDAVFHDGAPVTAADVAFSIAALAAPPSNRVSVYANVDFENIEVVDEHTLTIPLHRAGADFRESTLVVYSPVFPAGTVDFSKGIGSGPYRLDSHDDQTIRLTAVEGHWRGSPPVATLEITIIPDATARLNALKDQQIDYAVGISATGAQTITDNDEITLHNGGLETAFALSFAMNQQLEPFDDPRVREAVRLAADRQALVDTALLGFGEPAADVVGGGLPGYSEAITARSQDLQAARDLFEAAGVTELTLRTGEILPGMMSAAQLFKQQLAEAGVELVLDETPADTYYAELEKLATHPFQAFYYANRPAAVHLSAVTVETAPFNVTGTTSQYWTKLAEAQTIVDDDERSAAFTRLQDGFYESGGDLLWGYAYQIDASHPRVGNVTISQGVPWFGAASLG from the coding sequence ATGCCACAGACACATCCTGCGTCCGCAAGCACCCTCGCGGCCTCACCCGGCCGGTCCCAACGCGTCCGAACTCTCGCGGTGTTCGGCCTGGCGACCGCTCTCCTGACCACCGCCTGCGGCAGCGCCGACGCCACCGACGCCGAGACCGACATCGTGCGGATCGCCGCCGCCGACGCCAGCGGCACCAACGGGCTCGATCCGTTGGCCGCCAGCGCGGGCGCCAGCCAGATGGTGGTGCGCCACCTCTACGACTCGCTCATGGTCCTCGAAGAGGGCGAGTACCGCCTCGAACTGGCGGAATCCGTCGAACCCAATGAGGACGCCGACGAATGGACCGTCACCATTCGCTCCGATGCGGTCTTCCACGACGGCGCCCCGGTCACCGCCGCCGACGTCGCCTTCAGCATCGCAGCACTGGCAGCACCGCCCAGCAACCGCGTCTCGGTGTACGCCAATGTGGACTTCGAGAACATCGAGGTCGTCGACGAGCACACTCTGACGATCCCACTTCACCGAGCCGGAGCCGACTTCCGGGAATCGACCCTCGTCGTCTACTCGCCGGTGTTCCCCGCCGGCACCGTCGACTTCTCCAAAGGCATCGGGTCGGGACCGTACCGACTGGACAGTCATGATGATCAGACCATTCGGCTGACCGCCGTCGAGGGCCACTGGCGCGGCTCGCCCCCGGTGGCCACATTGGAGATCACGATCATCCCCGACGCGACCGCACGGCTCAACGCGCTCAAGGATCAGCAGATCGACTACGCGGTGGGCATCAGCGCCACCGGTGCGCAGACCATCACCGACAACGACGAGATCACACTCCATAATGGTGGACTGGAGACGGCTTTCGCACTGTCCTTCGCCATGAACCAGCAACTCGAACCGTTCGACGACCCCCGGGTGCGCGAGGCGGTCCGACTGGCCGCCGACCGACAGGCGCTCGTCGACACCGCGCTGCTGGGGTTCGGCGAACCCGCCGCCGACGTGGTCGGAGGCGGGCTGCCCGGTTACTCCGAGGCGATCACCGCCAGGTCCCAGGACCTCCAGGCCGCCCGAGACCTGTTCGAGGCCGCAGGCGTCACCGAACTGACCTTGCGCACCGGCGAGATCCTGCCCGGCATGATGTCGGCGGCTCAACTGTTCAAACAGCAACTGGCCGAAGCCGGTGTTGAACTCGTCCTCGACGAGACCCCCGCCGACACCTACTACGCCGAACTGGAGAAGCTGGCCACTCATCCGTTCCAGGCGTTTTACTACGCCAACCGCCCTGCGGCGGTCCACCTCTCGGCCGTCACCGTCGAGACCGCGCCGTTCAACGTCACCGGCACCACCTCGCAGTACTGGACCAAACTCGCCGAGGCACAGACCATCGTGGACGATGATGAGCGGTCGGCTGCCTTCACCCGTCTACAGGACGGCTTCTACGAATCCGGTGGCGATCTGCTGTGGGGATACGCCTATCAGATCGACGCCTCACATCCCCGAGTCGGCAACGTCACCATCAGCCAGGGCGTGCCCTGGTTCGGTGCCGCGAGCCTCGGATAG
- a CDS encoding ABC transporter permease yields the protein MSLLRLITQKLAAAGVTILAVSAVLFMAIEVLPGDAAAAMLGGNTTIDQLEAQRAEWGLDQPAATRYLDWLAAAVQGDLGTSFISGEAVTAEIAQPLWFTTILVAIAAAVSLVLALLFGVLAGLRPGSRLDRMLSGSALVVVAVPQFVIAGLLVMLFSLTLGVLPAVSLVPIGGSPLDRPAILVLPVIALASFGIAWAGRLVRAAVADANAAPNVRAARLAGLPEPLVVWRHLLPATIPATAQVFAWLIAGLFGSTTVIERVFNYPGLSEVLISAVRNHDLAVLEGVGILLAMIIVVAFLLADLIGTLADPKRRVRPS from the coding sequence ATGTCGCTTCTTCGGCTGATCACCCAGAAACTCGCCGCCGCCGGCGTCACCATCCTGGCGGTGTCGGCGGTGCTATTCATGGCCATCGAGGTACTGCCCGGTGACGCCGCCGCGGCGATGCTTGGCGGCAACACCACGATCGACCAGCTGGAGGCACAACGCGCCGAATGGGGCCTCGACCAGCCCGCCGCCACCCGCTACCTCGACTGGTTGGCCGCGGCGGTCCAGGGTGACCTGGGAACCAGCTTCATCAGCGGAGAGGCAGTCACCGCCGAAATCGCACAACCACTGTGGTTCACCACCATCCTGGTCGCGATCGCAGCGGCGGTGTCCCTGGTGCTGGCGCTGCTGTTCGGGGTGCTGGCGGGCCTGCGCCCCGGCAGCCGCCTGGACCGGATGCTGTCGGGCAGCGCGCTGGTTGTGGTCGCGGTCCCCCAGTTCGTCATCGCCGGGCTACTGGTCATGTTGTTCTCACTGACCCTCGGCGTCCTACCGGCGGTGTCCCTGGTTCCGATCGGCGGCTCCCCTCTGGACCGACCGGCGATCCTGGTGCTGCCGGTGATCGCGCTAGCCAGCTTCGGCATCGCCTGGGCCGGCCGACTCGTCCGGGCCGCCGTGGCCGACGCCAACGCCGCACCCAACGTTCGCGCCGCCCGACTGGCCGGGCTGCCCGAACCGCTCGTGGTGTGGCGTCACCTGCTTCCGGCGACGATCCCGGCCACCGCACAGGTCTTCGCGTGGCTCATCGCCGGACTGTTCGGCAGCACCACCGTCATCGAGCGGGTCTTCAACTATCCGGGACTATCGGAGGTCCTTATCAGCGCCGTCCGCAACCACGACCTCGCCGTCCTGGAAGGAGTGGGAATCCTGCTGGCGATGATCATCGTCGTCGCGTTCCTTCTGGCCGACCTGATCGGCACGCTGGCCGACCCCAAGCGTCGGGTGCGACCGTCATGA
- a CDS encoding ABC transporter permease — MTRRRHLRNLALLPGLLVAVVAVAGPWLVPSDPMLIVDLPYGSASAERWLGTDHAGRDVWHQILAGGRPLVVVPLVAVTLTVLIGTATGMFAAFLGGAVDAVVSRLDTIALAIPAILVLLLLLHSWGSHAGTLIVAILIASVPFVSRLARAATLQAMNAGYVEQAIGLGAGTVTVVRREILPNIIGPVIADAGTRLAIAITLTAVTGFLGFDSGQANWGAMVNQNFEGMALSAWGVLVPAVLLAVLAVSANLFLDRLAERMAP; from the coding sequence ATGACCCGGCGTCGGCACCTGCGCAACCTTGCCCTACTGCCGGGCCTGCTGGTGGCGGTCGTCGCGGTGGCCGGTCCCTGGCTGGTCCCCAGCGACCCCATGTTGATCGTCGACCTGCCCTACGGGTCGGCGTCGGCAGAACGGTGGCTGGGCACCGACCACGCCGGTCGAGACGTCTGGCATCAGATACTGGCCGGTGGCCGACCACTCGTGGTGGTGCCGTTGGTCGCGGTCACGTTGACCGTGCTCATCGGGACCGCGACCGGCATGTTCGCCGCGTTCCTCGGTGGAGCGGTGGACGCGGTGGTGTCCCGCCTGGACACGATCGCGTTGGCGATCCCGGCGATCCTGGTGCTGCTGCTCCTGCTTCACAGCTGGGGCAGCCACGCCGGGACCCTGATCGTGGCGATCCTGATAGCCAGCGTCCCGTTCGTCTCGCGGTTGGCCAGAGCCGCCACGCTCCAGGCGATGAACGCCGGTTACGTCGAACAGGCCATCGGTCTGGGCGCCGGCACCGTCACCGTCGTCCGCCGCGAGATCCTGCCCAACATCATCGGCCCCGTCATCGCCGACGCCGGTACCCGACTGGCCATCGCGATCACGTTGACCGCGGTCACCGGGTTCCTCGGTTTCGACTCCGGCCAAGCCAATTGGGGTGCCATGGTCAACCAGAACTTCGAAGGCATGGCCTTGTCCGCCTGGGGCGTACTGGTTCCCGCCGTCCTGCTGGCGGTGCTGGCGGTGTCGGCGAACCTGTTCCTCGACCGCCTCGCCGAGAGGATGGCACCGTGA